Genomic DNA from Alkalihalobacterium alkalinitrilicum:
TAATCTTCGGCTGTATGAAAGAGTCCCCAAAATGTAATCGGTACAACTAAACATGCTGGAGAATTATCCATTAATATCACGATATGTCCTTCATTCAAAAAAGCAGTTCCTCGGTCTGGCCGCTCTGTATATAAAGTGGTCGGCAGTAGAGAATATGGGCGCTCCTCAATATATTGTTCAAGTATAGCTAATCCTTGAACAGCATCAACTTCAATTTGTTCTATTCGATCACGAACATTCTCTAACAATTCTTCATTGACGAGAGATTTAATATACATAACGGATACTCTACTAATAGCCTTCTTCCCTACCGTTATTTCTTCTGTCACAAGGTCTTCACTTTTCAACTGCTTTCTAATAAGAGAGCGGTTAACAGAAGCTGATTCTGTAAAACCTTCCATCGGCCCTTTAATAACATTTTCCGTTTGTGGATGTTCAATCCCTCGATGTTCAAATGAAGTAGTCGCAATCGCAATTCCACAATTCATATCCTCAACGAACATCAATGTTTGGCCATTAATTAATACCTCTACTAACTCTTTTGGCTCTGTAACCATTTGAGCTTCTTTTACAGATAATACATTTTTTATTAAATACTGATGGAGATCTTCCCCTTCATACCTTTCTTTATCCATTTGTTGCAAAGCTTTAATGATGTATTGTTGTACTTCATCGTAGTTCACCATTCCATTAACAAAAAACAACGTTGCGGTTTTATTTATTCCTTTTAAACTAACATTTCGAGAGATCAAATCTTTATTCTTAGGATAAGTAAAAACGTCTTTAATATAATCAGCGGCTTCAGCATAGAAATTTTCTTCTTTAAAATGGTTATTTGGATCTTGTCTTGGTCGAATAATCTTTCTCTTCACGAGAAATACCTCCAGTGTAACGCTATATTTAGTAATATTTCCAAAAGGAGGATTATCATGTATTCTTATGTTTAGGTCATAGTTACTTTGCAACTGTAAATTATTTTTTTTACGGACCGCGAAGCCTAATCTCAAAGAAAAAATCACTTTTTGAAACTTTGAAGAATTTGGGTTCCCTTATGTTCTGAATTTTATTATTAAATGTCCTAACCTAAACAACACTAATAGAACTGAATTCCGTTAGCCTCCTAAACTCAAAGCTTATTAACAAAATAGAAGCTCTCTATTGCACTTCAGCTAACAATATCCTTTATAAAAATTGAAAAACACGATATCGCCATGAAAATACACTGGAGAAATCGTGTTTTTTATATTTTATTCACTTACTTGGTACTAGAACATTAAGAATTTCTGAGAATGATCGGATGTAATCATCGGCTAATTGAACCCACTTTTGTTCACTAGGTGACAAGTGATCTTTTACAAAATAAGCATGATCTTGTAGGATCTCTAACCAAAAGAGATGGACTTCTTAAACACAAAACTCGGTTTATCGTATCCCATCTTTTCTTCATAAAACCGATGTGCATCTGTACGTTGTATACCTGATGAAAGTGCAATATTTGAGCAATTCTTTTCTATTGCCCACCTTTCAACAAATTCAAGAAGTATTTTACCGTATCCTTTCGACCTTTCAGTAGCTGTAGACACTAAATCATTGACCCACACATGCTTTCCAGAGTAAAGGTTCGTTAAGACAATAAATCCTGTTACAGCAACAATTTTTTCTGAATCACATAAAGCATATAGCTTGTATCCTTGTGATTGCATTTCTTCCCGCAACTGGAGAAATTCCACTTCACTTAATTCCGTACGTAGTTCTTTCATAATTTCGAAAGCTTCTCTCCATTCATTTTCTGTTGTCAACTCTCTAATCACCGTATCAATCAAGTTTTATTCCCCCTTCATTATTTAAGCGTCCCAACGTGAACTCCCCCCACTTATCATCCTTACGGGTTGCTTAAAGAGCGAGATTTCTTTCGGAAAAGCGTTAAATAAACGTAAATTCCGTATCCTCTTTCATTGATAAGATAAACTCTTTTAATAAACCTTTGGTTGCCTCTAAATCAGCCATATCAATGACTTCTACAGGAGAATGAGCATAACGAGATGGAATAGACAACACACCTGTTGGTATTCCTTTATTCGCTAAACTAACAGCTCCACCATCGGTTCCGATTCCTGGAAACACTTCATATTGAAAATTAATGCTTGTTCTTTTTGCTAGTTCAAGTAATTTTTCTTTTACCATTGGATGAGAAATTAAACTAAAATCAATCACCTTTACCCCTGTACCTCGTCCTAAATGTAGTGTTTGATCCATTGTATCCTCTGGAGTATCGCTGACCGCCGTAGTATCAATCGCTATAGCTACGTCCGCTTCTACATTTCTTGCAGCTACTTGTGCACCACGAAGACCGACCTCCTCTTGGACAGTAAAAATTGCAATTACCTCTCCAGCAAAATGAACTCCTTGAAGGTCTCGTAATGTTTGAATAATTACCGCACAACCTGCTCGATCATCAAACCCTTTACCTACTACCCTTCCTGTTTGTTCGTTTCCTAAAAAGTCCATCGATGGCCACCAAGTAATGAGGTTGCCAATCTCAACTCCCAATGCCACTGCGTTTTCTTTTGATGTTGCACCGATATCTATGTATAACTGCCTATGGTTACGTACTTTGTTAGGATCATCAAATTTAGCAAAATGAGCTGAAATCGTACCGATAACCCCTGCTAATAGCCCTGTCTTTGTTCGAACTTGAACTTTTTGTGCAAGCAATATTCGATCATCATGCCCCCCTAGCTTTTCAAACCGAATTAACCCATTATTTTCAATTTTTTTTACGATAAAACCGATCTCATCCATATGAGCAGTTATAATGGTTTTAGGTCCAGGAGATGTGCCTTTTTTATGAGCAATGACATTTCCTAAACTATCAACCGTTAGTTCGTCTACCAATCCTTCAATCGTATGTTTTATCCAACTTGTTACTGGTTGCTCGTACCCACAAGGACCGTGTAATGATGTTAATGTTTTTAATAGTTCGTACATATCAAACCCTCACTTCAAAAATATTATTTAGCAAATCGAACAAAGTTAAATTATATCATAATGTCTATTTCATTTTTCTGAATAATGTGTATAATATAATTTACATAATGGTTGTTATATTATACTCTTCTAGGTTGGTGTTAAATATGAAAGGTATTTTGATCGGAATATTGGCGGCTTTCTTTTTCTCTTTCACTTTTATTTTTAATCGCTCAATGGAACTTACGGGTGGGAGTTGGCTTTGGAGTGCGTCATTACGTTTTCTCTTCATGATTCCGTTCTTTTTATTGATCGTCTTTTTTAGAAACAATTTAAAAGAATTATTTTTAGAAATGAAACAAAATTTAGGTGCTTGGGTGTTGTGGAGTTTTGTAGGTTTTGTCCTCTTTTATGCACCTATTACATTTGCAGCAGCTTATGGTCCTAGTTGGCTTACTGCAGGAACTTGGCAATTTACGATTATCTCAGGGTTGCTTCTAACTCCTTTGTTTTCTACAATGGTTCAAACAGATAACGGACTAAGAAAAGTAAGGAATACTATCCCAAAAAAGGCCCTTATAATCTCTTCGATTATATTTATAGGTATATTATTCATTCAAAGCACACAGTTTCAACATTCTAACTTACACGTTTTTTTATTAGGATTTCTCCCTGTTATTATTTCAACCTTCGCTTATCCATTAGGTAACCGAAAAATGATGGAATTGTGCGATGGACGATTAGACACATTTCAACGAATACTTGGTATGACGATCGCAAGTACACCTTTCTGGATACTAATGGCTGGTTATGGCTTAGTTACGGTTGGACCTCCTAGTGTAATTCAAGTACAACAAACGTTACTTGTGGCCATTTGTTCTGGTGTAATAGCAACGTCATTATTTTTTTATGCAACTGAGTTAACGAGGCATTCACCAGAGAAATTAGGTGCTGTTGAAGCAACCCAATCTACTCAAATTGTTTTTGTTATGTTAGGAGACGTTTTATGGTTAGCTTCTCCCCTTCCAAACTCGATTGCTTTAGTAGGTGTATTTATTATTATGCTTGGTATACTATCACATAGTCTATTATCAAATATACCGTATCAAAAATTTAAAAAAGCTGTTTAAAACAAACTTCCCTACTAAAACAGGCCTCTCTCCTAATACACTTAGATATAGTGAACCTTCCATCAGTGAGGGGGGTTCCTCTTGGGCGACTGATGGTTAGTTGAGGCCACATGGTGTGGGTCACACATACGTTGCCACAGGATGTGGCGCATTTAGTCTGTGTTCATTTAGTTGTTACTGGCAGTTTATCCACATATCCTTCTTTAATTACTCGAAGTCTTGAAGTGAGGGTATTACTGCCAGTTGTTGCGGGGTAAAGGGAGGGACCTGTTTATGTTTACACCTTTAAAACAGCTTGTGACATTACCTTTCCAATTAGTAAGTTTAGCCTCAAACCAACTCCAAAAGTACAAATATCAATCCAACACCTCTTTCGTTTGGAAGGAAATTGAAATACCTACCACTACTACCGAAACCTTAAAACAGATGTTACAGGAACACTCTTCTTCCATTCTCAAACCTACTATTTTTACTAAAGAACGTCTTATCATAAAAAAAATTCAACAAAGAACAAAACAATTCAATCAAAACAATATCACGCGTACCAAAGCCTACCTGAACTTTTACAAGGACCATCCTGAGGTCCATTGGGCTTTTCTTGCACATCTCGTATCTCGTAATGGTGGCTGGAATATGACCGATTTGAAAGGAAACTTATTAAGCAATTTGCTGTCTAATCAACAGCAAAACGATTATTGTATGTTCTTAGAAACAGCTAATGCACTTATTTTTCATGATGCTTATCCACAACTTTTATTATATGAAGAAAGTAAACGGCAGAACAAAAGTTTATTTCACTTATTACACCATTTCAATATTTCATCATTCATGTACCCAGTATGGGAGCTTTTCTTCAACGAGAAAAACTCGCAGTTCCTTACTATCGCTCTAATTATTAATGAACAACATTACATTGAAAAACGTGTGATACAAAACCACTACTTTCAGGAGACAGTCCTTCACTCTTTTTTATTTCAAGCTCAAGAACTATTACAGTTTACTCAAGTCCAACTACCTTACATTTACCAAAATCAGAAAGTAAGATTAGCAGGGGTTGCCGTGCAAAATTTTTCCTCAATTAACGAAAGAATTGACATCGGAAAACGACTTTACTCGATTTTATTTGGAATCGAACCACTTATTAAAGACATATCAAAATTTGCTCTCACTACCAATCATACTGGATCAAGAAGCGATTATTGGAAGCATATTTTCTCAATAAAAAATAGCCCTAAAATACCGATTTCTACCAAAAATATTTGTAATAGCAAAAACCCTTTTATTTATAGCCCACCTTTAGTAAACGTTTGGGATAACGTTCCTCATTCTTTTTCAGACTTGAGCGATTGGTATAAGGGGCCAAATGTTTTAAACAATTTTTCAACCATACGTACACCAAAAGAATTTGACATTACACATACTTATTGTTTAAAGCTTCAAAAAACACTATTCGCATCTTCCATTCTATAAGTGAAACCTCCACCTGTGAGGGTTAGTTACAGCCCACACGATATGGGGTCACACAGATGGGGTCACAGGACTTGGCGCTGTCTGTGTTCATTTAGTGGTTACTGGCCGTTGATCCTCAACTTAAGCTTCTTTGATTTCTCTATAGTGGGGGTCTTAACATCTGTTAAACAGGATAAAAATAAAAAAAATAGACAAGTTCCCCCCTCTATCATGCATATAGTGTATTAAGCATATTTTTAAGGGGGCAAATTTCATGTTAATCGTTATTAAAAAGAAGTGGTTTTTTCTCGCCATTGCAGTACTATTCATTGGATTTAGTTGGTATATTTTCAACGCAAGAGCGGTAACTGAAGCAGGATCACAGTCAGTCGAAGAGGGATTTGAAATTCATATGGTGACTAGCGAATTAAAGTCAAAAACAGATGATGGCAGAGAAATTGAATCTTACCGGTGGGACCCAGGTACAATTTATTTACCTAAGGACAAAAATGTAAAGTTGACTATTTATGGGGTTAATGGAAAAGAGCATCCTTTTATTATTGAAGGTACTGACATCAAAGGAACTGTAAAAAAAGGTGAGGAAACCGTACTTAATCTTCATTTTACTGAAAAAGGGATTTATCGTCTCATCTGTACGACCCATTCCCATATTGATCATAATGGACCTATGATCGCTTATATTATTGTCGACTAAAATTTAAATCCCACTCATTGGCTGACTCATACTAGTCGAGCTTGTCCGTTTCATGCAAGAGCTATGATACTGAGTCAGCCTTTCTTTTGCTTGATCGTTTAGAAGATTTTATTTTCAATATATATAAGAATATAATTCTTCTACATTTTGATCATTACCGTAATGGGTTATAAAATATAATATGCCGTCTGCTGCATTTCCGTTGAGATAATAATCTAAATCATGCATAATTCGATGAGCTAAAATAACACCTTCAACGTCATGGTCATTTATTGCTTTTTCTATACAAGCGACAACGTTCATAATATCCTGTTCTAAACTAGATTCAGAAACGTTTTCTAATATAGAATTTGTTTTTGCTAAAAGAGATTTTAATTCTTCTTGTCTATTTGTCCATGAAAAGTTTTGATGCCCTTGCCATCCTACAGCTACATTGAGCGTTTTATGAGAGCTAGAAATCACTTGTTTTACTTCTTCTATTTCACTAACGTCTATATTTTCGTTTTTTTCTTCTTCATTTGATACCTCTTCAACTCCTTCAATGGATGGTATAATTTCTTCACTTTCTTCATTTACCTGTACGGTACTATCTTTACTTTGTTGATAAATAACCCCTGTTAGGGCTCCAATGAAAATTAGTAGAACTACAGCAATGCCCCCATAACCCAAGGTTTTTCTAGTCATGAA
This window encodes:
- a CDS encoding spore germination protein, whose amino-acid sequence is MKRKIIRPRQDPNNHFKEENFYAEAADYIKDVFTYPKNKDLISRNVSLKGINKTATLFFVNGMVNYDEVQQYIIKALQQMDKERYEGEDLHQYLIKNVLSVKEAQMVTEPKELVEVLINGQTLMFVEDMNCGIAIATTSFEHRGIEHPQTENVIKGPMEGFTESASVNRSLIRKQLKSEDLVTEEITVGKKAISRVSVMYIKSLVNEELLENVRDRIEQIEVDAVQGLAILEQYIEERPYSLLPTTLYTERPDRGTAFLNEGHIVILMDNSPACLVVPITFWGLFHTAEDYYHRWAFGNFIRIIRLLSFFIALLTPSLYIAISNFHIEMFPTDLLLAISATRERVPFPAIVEVIMMELSFELIREAGVRIPTPIGPTIGIVGALILGQAAVEAGIISPILVIIVAITGLASFAIPDMSMNFTVRISRFICLFFAATLGFFGISIFLVFAITYANHAKSFGVPFFSPMAPHTRSSKDMLVRPPVWKLWLRPFYVFPKEKVRGSEPRGR
- a CDS encoding GNAT family N-acetyltransferase, with amino-acid sequence MIDTVIRELTTENEWREAFEIMKELRTELSEVEFLQLREEMQSQGYKLYALCDSEKIVAVTGFIVLTNLYSGKHVWVNDLVSTATERSKGYGKILLEFVERWAIEKNCSNIALSSGIQRTDAHRFYEEKMGYDKPSFVFKKSISFG
- a CDS encoding M42 family metallopeptidase yields the protein MYELLKTLTSLHGPCGYEQPVTSWIKHTIEGLVDELTVDSLGNVIAHKKGTSPGPKTIITAHMDEIGFIVKKIENNGLIRFEKLGGHDDRILLAQKVQVRTKTGLLAGVIGTISAHFAKFDDPNKVRNHRQLYIDIGATSKENAVALGVEIGNLITWWPSMDFLGNEQTGRVVGKGFDDRAGCAVIIQTLRDLQGVHFAGEVIAIFTVQEEVGLRGAQVAARNVEADVAIAIDTTAVSDTPEDTMDQTLHLGRGTGVKVIDFSLISHPMVKEKLLELAKRTSINFQYEVFPGIGTDGGAVSLANKGIPTGVLSIPSRYAHSPVEVIDMADLEATKGLLKEFILSMKEDTEFTFI
- a CDS encoding multidrug resistance efflux transporter family protein, with the protein product MKGILIGILAAFFFSFTFIFNRSMELTGGSWLWSASLRFLFMIPFFLLIVFFRNNLKELFLEMKQNLGAWVLWSFVGFVLFYAPITFAAAYGPSWLTAGTWQFTIISGLLLTPLFSTMVQTDNGLRKVRNTIPKKALIISSIIFIGILFIQSTQFQHSNLHVFLLGFLPVIISTFAYPLGNRKMMELCDGRLDTFQRILGMTIASTPFWILMAGYGLVTVGPPSVIQVQQTLLVAICSGVIATSLFFYATELTRHSPEKLGAVEATQSTQIVFVMLGDVLWLASPLPNSIALVGVFIIMLGILSHSLLSNIPYQKFKKAV
- a CDS encoding DUF2515 family protein — protein: MFTPLKQLVTLPFQLVSLASNQLQKYKYQSNTSFVWKEIEIPTTTTETLKQMLQEHSSSILKPTIFTKERLIIKKIQQRTKQFNQNNITRTKAYLNFYKDHPEVHWAFLAHLVSRNGGWNMTDLKGNLLSNLLSNQQQNDYCMFLETANALIFHDAYPQLLLYEESKRQNKSLFHLLHHFNISSFMYPVWELFFNEKNSQFLTIALIINEQHYIEKRVIQNHYFQETVLHSFLFQAQELLQFTQVQLPYIYQNQKVRLAGVAVQNFSSINERIDIGKRLYSILFGIEPLIKDISKFALTTNHTGSRSDYWKHIFSIKNSPKIPISTKNICNSKNPFIYSPPLVNVWDNVPHSFSDLSDWYKGPNVLNNFSTIRTPKEFDITHTYCLKLQKTLFASSIL